TTATCTGTACCATTTTCAGGAAAGACGACAATTGGAAGCTCTCTCGAGGTGCTTATATGTTCATAATCATTGTTCTTCTTCTTGTGCTTGGAGCCATTTCAGCTATTATAGTTACAATTAAACCCTGGATGGTAAGTGATCGTCCCATGTGCTGTAGTTTTCATGTTCAAAATAGTTATTTGACATTGTTTGTATGTTTTTTCTTTTCCCCTTTGTGTTTCAACAAATAGGGGCTGCATTTCTTCTGGTGCTTCTCCTTCTTGTTCTAGCTATTGGTGTTATTCACTATTGGGCGTCAAATAACTTTTATTTGACAAGGATACAAATGTTACTCATTTGTTTTCTTGCATTCCTTTTAGCTCTTGCAGCATTTCTTGTTGGATGGTTTCAGGGTAGATACTCTTCTCCCGTCTTAAGATGCTCAGATAGTTTAATCTAATGTTTCTAGCGGTTCTCGATAATTGATGTCAAATGCATGTTTCTCTTTCAGACAAGGCTTTTGTTGGTTACTTCTCATTTCTTTTTCTCGTAGCTGGAAGGGCATTAATAGTAAGTTATACTTAATAACGACAAATAAAGTATTGAAGTGTGTTGGAGAGATTTTTGTTTTTAGTCCCTAAAATATTGGCAAATTCTTTTTTTTGTCCTTGTGACGGTTAAGCTCCTCATTTAAGCTTCATTAATTGAAATGTACACTTTTGATCCTGATGCTTGTGAGTCCACCAATTTAACAAATTATTAATTGTTAAACTATTTGAGGCTAATTAATctaactataaaatattttaaatttagggACCAAAGACACATTTTTATCAACTCAAGGTTAAATATGCTTAGTGAAATATCACAAGCACAAATTATATTTAACTAATGACTGAGGGATCAAAAGTGCAGTTATTCCAATCATGTTATTTATGTTTATCTTTTGCTTATTGGAGTTGTTTTATCTTTGCCTTGTGGTCTTGCTTGCGTGTGAATTGTCTTTTGTtccccaaaacccttttctttcagGTCCTTCTTTCACCTCCTATAGTAGTCTACTCCCCAAGGGTGTTGCCTGTTTATGTTTACGATGCTCATGCGGACTGTGGGAAAAATGTCAG
The nucleotide sequence above comes from Capsicum annuum cultivar UCD-10X-F1 unplaced genomic scaffold, UCD10Xv1.1 ctg56074, whole genome shotgun sequence. Encoded proteins:
- the LOC124885404 gene encoding calpain-type cysteine protease DEK1-like, which encodes MFIIIVLLLVLGAISAIIVTIKPWMIGAAFLLVLLLLVLAIGVIHYWASNNFYLTRIQMLLICFLAFLLALAAFLVGWFQDKAFVGYFSFLFLVAGRALIVLLSPPIVVYSPRVLPVYVYDAHADCGKNVSAAFLVLYGIALAIEGWGVVASLQIYPPFAGAAVSAITLSLWPLALRSLVHV